The following proteins are co-located in the Candidatus Neomarinimicrobiota bacterium genome:
- a CDS encoding 50S ribosomal protein L11 methyltransferase: MAAIGEGTLLVDAVSQWISADISISETYQEIAMDFALALGGLAIIEEETTFQVSYPLDDDVQMVLDNLKTFLKDLDPDAQISEAIVDRENWNKNWQAYFKPTEITKQLIILPEWEDPAAFPHRFITRIRPAMAFGTGTHETTQLCLQILEESIAGQESVLDVGTGSGILGITALHLGASHVDAIENDPFTRANIQDNLELNDIGSGFELQISEKPDLHLPYDLLVVNIIRARLFPILPDYFKAVRPGGKVIVSGLLASEDLETRALLASSSWKIIKPYVKNEWIAYLCEVK; the protein is encoded by the coding sequence ATGGCTGCAATTGGGGAAGGGACTCTCTTAGTGGATGCCGTTTCACAATGGATCTCTGCTGATATCAGTATTTCTGAGACATATCAGGAGATCGCCATGGATTTCGCATTGGCGCTGGGTGGTTTAGCAATTATTGAGGAAGAAACCACCTTTCAGGTCAGTTATCCGCTGGATGACGACGTCCAAATGGTGCTGGACAATCTGAAAACCTTCCTGAAAGATCTGGATCCCGATGCTCAGATTTCAGAAGCAATCGTTGATCGTGAAAATTGGAATAAGAATTGGCAGGCCTATTTCAAACCGACTGAGATAACCAAACAACTGATCATTCTGCCTGAATGGGAAGACCCAGCCGCTTTTCCACACCGCTTTATAACCCGCATCCGCCCGGCCATGGCCTTTGGTACTGGAACTCACGAGACCACTCAACTTTGTCTTCAAATATTGGAAGAGAGCATTGCGGGACAGGAAAGCGTGCTTGATGTGGGAACCGGTAGCGGTATTCTGGGTATCACCGCGCTTCATCTGGGTGCTTCCCACGTAGATGCCATCGAAAATGACCCCTTCACTCGTGCTAATATTCAGGATAATCTTGAATTGAATGATATTGGCTCCGGGTTTGAATTGCAGATCAGTGAAAAACCTGACCTGCACCTGCCTTACGATCTGTTGGTGGTCAATATTATCCGAGCCCGCTTGTTTCCAATTTTGCCAGATTATTTCAAAGCTGTCAGACCAGGGGGTAAAGTGATCGTTTCCGGTCTGCTGGCCAGCGAGGATCTGGAAACGCGTGCTTTACTTGCATCATCTTCTTGGAAAATCATAAAACCCTACGTAAAGAATGAATGGATCGCCTATTTATGCGAAGTGAAATAA